A window of Alphaproteobacteria bacterium genomic DNA:
AACACGCTCGTGCCGTACATCTCCAACGTCTACGTCGGCGCCATGGCGCGTCAGCCCTTGGTTAGCATCACCGCGCCGGTGATCCGCGACGGCGAAGTGCGCGGCTTCCTGCACATGTCGATCGACACCGTCTGGCTGCAGCACATCCTGCGCGCCCAGGGCCTGCCGCCGCAGTGGAACACGGGCCTGTCGGACCGCAGGGGCATCATCATCGCGCGCCTGCTGCGCCACGACGACTTTGCCGGCAAACCCCTGCCGCCCGAGCTCGTCGCAGCCAGCCGCAGCCGCAGCCGCGACAAGGCCTTTCGCACCGTCAGCGTCGAGGGCGTCGAGATCTTTCGTGCCACCAAGGTGTCGCCGAACTCCGGCTGGCTGGCGTCGGCGAACGTGCCGGTCGCCGTCGCACGCGCCTCGCTCATCGCCGGGGTCTGGGAAATCCTCGGGCTGGCCGTCATCCTGCTGCTGCTCGTGCTGGTTCTCGCGCTGGCGCTGGGCCGCCTCGTCGCCCGCCCGATCCGCGAGATCGCCGCCATCGCGACGGTGATGGAAGACGAACGCATCCCGCCGGCGCTGCGCTCGTCGGTGCGCGAGGTCAACGAGGTCGCCGGCGCCCTGCAACTCTCCTCGCAGCGCCTGAGCGAGCGCACGCGGGCGCTGCGCCAGGCGCTCGATCGCTTCAACGTCGCGCTGCGCGGCGCCGACATCGTCGTTTTCGCCCAGGACCGCCAGCGCCGGCTGACCTGGATCAGCGAAAGCGCCACGCATCGCGGCCAGGAGCTGCTTGGCAGGCGCGACGAGGAGCTGCTGCCGGCCGGCTGGAGCGACGAGGCGATCGCGCTCAAGGAACGCGCGATGAAGACCGGCCACGCCCAGGAGGCCGAGCTGAAGATCGGCGTCGACGAGGAGGCGCGCTACTTCCGCCTGCGCATCGAGCCGGTGCGCGATCTGCACGGCGACACGGTCGGGCTGCTCGGCGTCTCCGCCGACATCACCTCGCTCAAGCAGTCGGAGCAACGCAACGCCTTCCTGGTGCGCGAGCTGGCGCACCGCTCGAAGAACCTGCTGAGCGTGGTGCAGGCGATCGCCACCGAGACGGTGCGCAGCGGCGAGGATCCGGCCGAGCTGGGCGAGCGCCTGGCGCAGCGCATCGCCTCGCTGGCGACCCTGCAGGATATCGCCGTCGCAGGTGCCCGCGGCGGCGTCGGGCTGCGGCCTCTGGTCGAGGCGCAGCTCAAGCCCTTCGTCGACACCTCGGGCGGTCGGGTGACGATCGAGGGGCCCGACCTGCGGGTCAAGCCCGAGGTCTCCAACATCCTCGGCATGGCGCTGCACGAGCTGGCAACCAATGCCGCCAAGTACGGCGCGCTGTCGGTGCCCGAGGGCCGCCTGTCGATCGCCTGGCGCCTCGAAGGAACCGACGGCGACGATCGGCATTTCCACTTCAGCTGGCGCGAGAGCGACGGCCCGCCCGTCACGCCGCCCACCCGGCGCGGCTTCGGACGCAAGCTCACGGGAAGGATCACCGCCGCCTCGCTGAAGGCCGATATCAATCTCGACTTCCCGCCCGAGGGCGTGACGTGGCTGGTCGACGCACCCGCCTCGGCCGTCCTCGATCCCGCCGGCCAGCCCGCCACGGGATCGGTCCAGCGCCCCGCCACCCTGTCCGTCTGAACCGGGAGCACGACGACATGCCCCTCGACGAGCCGCCATCATCCGGATCGGGACGCAGGATACTGATCGTCGAGGACGAGCCGCTGATCGCCTGGTCGCTGGCCGACATGGCAGAGGCTCTTGGCTACGACGTCATCGGACCGGTGGCCACCGAACGCGAGGCCGTCGACGAGGCCACGCGCCAACAGCCGGACGCGATCCTGATGGATCTGCGGCTGTCTGGAGGCGGCAGCGGCCTCGCCGCGGCGCGCGAGATCCGCACCGCTGCCCAGACGCCGATCATATTCTGCACCGCCTATGCCGGAGAGAAGGGCCTGCGCGATGAGATGATGGCCGTCGCCCGGTCGGCCCTGATCACCAAGCCCGTGCAGCGCAGCCAGCTGCAGCAGGCGCTCGCCGCCGCGCTGGACGGCTGATGGCGCCTGTCGACTTCACCTTCCTCGGCTGCGGCGACGCCTTCGGCAGCGGCGGACGATTCAACACCTGCTTCCATATCAGGGCGCCCAGTGCCACGTTCCTGATCGACTGCGGCGCCAGCTCGATGATCTCGATCCGCAAGCACGGCATCGATCCCAACGCCATCGATGCGATCCTGATCACCCACCTGCACGGCGATCATTTCGGCGGTCTGCCCTTCTTCATTCTCGACGCCCAGCTCGGCAGCCGGCGCACCCGTCCGCTGGTCATCGCCGGTCCGCCCGGCCTGCGCGATCGCCTGTTCCAGGCGATGGAGGTGTTCTTTCCCGGCTCCTCCGGCATCGCGCAGAAATTCGACCTCGACATCGTCGAGCTCACGCCCGATGAGCCGGCGACTCTCGGCGCGCTGACGGTGAGACCGCATCTCGTGCGCCATCCCTGCGGCGCGCCGCCGCTGGCGCTGCGCGTCGAGGTCGACGGCAAGTCGATGTGCTACACCGGCGACACCGAATGGGTGGACGCCATCGTCGCGGCGGCGAAGGGCGTCGATCTCTTCGTCTGCGAGGTCTATTTCGACGACAAGCCGGTGCGCTTCCACCTCAACTGGCAGACGGTGAAGCAACATCTGCCCGAGATCGGCGCCCGGCGCGTGGTGGTAACGCACATGAGTCCCGAGATGCTTTCGCGCGTCGGCTCGCTGGGCATCGAGGCGGCCGAGGACGGATTGCGCCTGTCGGTCTGAGGCGGTACGAGTCCCTCAACGCTCAGAACGCGCTTTCGCGGCGCGGAACGATGCTTCGGAGGGAAACAGCGACATGTCAGAGCCAGCCGTCATCCGCTCGACCAATGGCGAGATCGGCATCCTCACCGTCAACAATCCGCCGGTGAACGCGCTCAGCGCCGCGGTGCGCACCGGCCTCGATGAAGGCGTCAAGGCCTTCGGTGCCGATCCGGCGGTCAAGGCGATCGTGCTGATCGGCGGCGGCCGCACCTTCATCGCCGGTGCCGACATCCGCGAGTTCGGCAAGCCGCGCGCCGGCACCGACCTCAACGAGGTCATCCGCATCATGGAGTCCTCGCCCAAGATCATCGTCGCCGCCCTGCACGGCACGCCGCTGGGCGGCGGCCTGGAGACGGCGCTGGGCGCGCACTACCGCATCTCGGCGCCGACCACGCGGCTCGGACTCCCAGAGGTTCATCTCGGCATCCTGCCCGGCGCCGGCGGCACGCAGCGCCTGCCGCGCCTGACCGGCGCGGCCTACGCCCTCGAGGCCATGGTCTCGGGCCGCCATATCCCGGCCAAGGAAGCTGCAAGCAAGGGCATCGTCGATCGCATCGCCGAGGGCGACCTGCAGGAGGCGGCGGTCGCCTACGCGCGCGAGCTCGTCGCGCAGAACGCGCCGCTCAAGCGCGTGCGCGATCAGCAGGTGAAGCTCGAGAGCCCGACCGCCATCGCCGATTTCGAGAAGTCGATCGCGCGCAAGGCGCGTGGCTTCAAGGCGCCGTGGAACATCATCAAGACCGTGCAGGCCGCCGTCGAGCTGCCCTTCGACCAGGGCCTCGCGCGCGAACGCGAGCTGTTCCAGGAGCTGCTGGTCTCCAGCGAATCGGCCGCCCAGCGCTACTACTTCTTCGCCGAGCGCGAGGCCGCGAAGGTCAAGGACGTGCCGGCCGACACGCCGCAGCGCGAGATCAAGACCGCCGGCATCATCGGCGCCGGCACCATGGGCGGCGGCATCACCATGAACTTCGCCAATGCCGGCATTCCCGTCACCGTGCTGGAGAACAACCAGGAAGCCCTCGACCGCGGCCTGAAGACCATCCGCACCAACTACGAGAACACCGCCAAGCGCGGCGGCATGAAGGCCGAGGACGTCGAGAAGCGCATGGCGCTGATCAAGCCGACGCTCGACTACAACGACCTCAAGGACGCAGACGTCATCATCGAGGCGGTGTTCGAGACCATGGAGGTCAAGGAGGGTGTCTTCAAGAAGCTCGACGAAGTCGCCAAGCCGGGCGCGATCCTGGCGACGAACACGTCGGGGCTCGACGTCAACCAGATCGCCTCCTACACCAGGCGGCCGGGCGACGTCATCGGCATGCACTTCTTCTCGCCGGCCAACGTCATGAAGCTCTTGGAGAACGTGCGCGGCAAGGCGACGTCGAAGGACGTCATCGCCACCGTGATGAGCCTGTCGAAGAAGATCGGCAAGGTGCCGACCCTGGTCGGCGTCTGCGAGGGCTTCGTCGGCAACCGCATGCTGCGCCAGCGCGGCGTGCAGTCGGCCTACATGCTCGAGGAAGGCGCGCTGCCGCAGCAGATCGACAAGGTGATCTTCGACTTCGGCTTCCCCATGGGCCCGTTCCAGATGAGCGATCTGGCCGGCAACGACGTGGGCTGGCGCATCCGCCAGGGCAAGAAGGAGAAGGAGCAGCGCAACGTGCGCTACACCGGCTACGTCGCCGACGCGATCTGCGAGCTCGGCCGCTTCGGCCAGAAGACCGGCGCCGGCTACTACAAGTACAACCTGCCCGACCGCACGCCGATCCCCGATCCCGAGGTCGAGAAGATCATCGAGGAGAACTCGAAGCGGCTGGGCATCACGCGCCGCGCCATCTCCGACCAGGAGATCCTCGAGCGCACGCTCTATCCGATGGTCAACGAGGGTGCCAAGATCCTCGAGGAGGGCATGGCCCAGCGCGCGCTCGACATCGACGTGATCTGGGTCAACGGCTATGGCTGGCCGGTCTATCGCGGCGGCCCGATGTGGTGGGCCGACAACGTCGTCGGCCTGAAGGCCATCCACGACGC
This region includes:
- a CDS encoding PAS domain-containing protein, encoding MWRLSRDVAAEPKLNRAPLTAPAREQAPPAAKVGGIRIASLLVLFGACLVLPALGGTAYLLERRWTDRQQEIEHRLEQVAGALAGEVDRSLNLLAATLTVLASSPQFDAEQYKELHEGAVRSLKPLGLDLLYRDAGGQMLFNTRVAWGTPLPRVDVPEIDAAIRNTLVPYISNVYVGAMARQPLVSITAPVIRDGEVRGFLHMSIDTVWLQHILRAQGLPPQWNTGLSDRRGIIIARLLRHDDFAGKPLPPELVAASRSRSRDKAFRTVSVEGVEIFRATKVSPNSGWLASANVPVAVARASLIAGVWEILGLAVILLLLVLVLALALGRLVARPIREIAAIATVMEDERIPPALRSSVREVNEVAGALQLSSQRLSERTRALRQALDRFNVALRGADIVVFAQDRQRRLTWISESATHRGQELLGRRDEELLPAGWSDEAIALKERAMKTGHAQEAELKIGVDEEARYFRLRIEPVRDLHGDTVGLLGVSADITSLKQSEQRNAFLVRELAHRSKNLLSVVQAIATETVRSGEDPAELGERLAQRIASLATLQDIAVAGARGGVGLRPLVEAQLKPFVDTSGGRVTIEGPDLRVKPEVSNILGMALHELATNAAKYGALSVPEGRLSIAWRLEGTDGDDRHFHFSWRESDGPPVTPPTRRGFGRKLTGRITAASLKADINLDFPPEGVTWLVDAPASAVLDPAGQPATGSVQRPATLSV
- a CDS encoding response regulator, which encodes MPLDEPPSSGSGRRILIVEDEPLIAWSLADMAEALGYDVIGPVATEREAVDEATRQQPDAILMDLRLSGGGSGLAAAREIRTAAQTPIIFCTAYAGEKGLRDEMMAVARSALITKPVQRSQLQQALAAALDG
- a CDS encoding MBL fold metallo-hydrolase; its protein translation is MAPVDFTFLGCGDAFGSGGRFNTCFHIRAPSATFLIDCGASSMISIRKHGIDPNAIDAILITHLHGDHFGGLPFFILDAQLGSRRTRPLVIAGPPGLRDRLFQAMEVFFPGSSGIAQKFDLDIVELTPDEPATLGALTVRPHLVRHPCGAPPLALRVEVDGKSMCYTGDTEWVDAIVAAAKGVDLFVCEVYFDDKPVRFHLNWQTVKQHLPEIGARRVVVTHMSPEMLSRVGSLGIEAAEDGLRLSV
- a CDS encoding enoyl-CoA hydratase/isomerase family protein translates to MSEPAVIRSTNGEIGILTVNNPPVNALSAAVRTGLDEGVKAFGADPAVKAIVLIGGGRTFIAGADIREFGKPRAGTDLNEVIRIMESSPKIIVAALHGTPLGGGLETALGAHYRISAPTTRLGLPEVHLGILPGAGGTQRLPRLTGAAYALEAMVSGRHIPAKEAASKGIVDRIAEGDLQEAAVAYARELVAQNAPLKRVRDQQVKLESPTAIADFEKSIARKARGFKAPWNIIKTVQAAVELPFDQGLARERELFQELLVSSESAAQRYYFFAEREAAKVKDVPADTPQREIKTAGIIGAGTMGGGITMNFANAGIPVTVLENNQEALDRGLKTIRTNYENTAKRGGMKAEDVEKRMALIKPTLDYNDLKDADVIIEAVFETMEVKEGVFKKLDEVAKPGAILATNTSGLDVNQIASYTRRPGDVIGMHFFSPANVMKLLENVRGKATSKDVIATVMSLSKKIGKVPTLVGVCEGFVGNRMLRQRGVQSAYMLEEGALPQQIDKVIFDFGFPMGPFQMSDLAGNDVGWRIRQGKKEKEQRNVRYTGYVADAICELGRFGQKTGAGYYKYNLPDRTPIPDPEVEKIIEENSKRLGITRRAISDQEILERTLYPMVNEGAKILEEGMAQRALDIDVIWVNGYGWPVYRGGPMWWADNVVGLKAIHDALLKYKEMSGDPFWEPAPLLKRLVAEGKKFADV